GGTATCGGAATACTGGGCCGCCACCGGGAAGAGGTAGAGAACGTCCACGTCAAAGGCGAGGAAGATCAGGGCGTAGAAGTAAAAGGTGAGCCCGAATCGAACCCAGGCCTGCCGGCCATGGACGGGAATGCCGCACTCGTAGGATTCGGCGAACGCGCCGCCGGGCGTTTTGGGCGCGAACAAAATGGACACGATGAGCGGGCCGATGGCGAAGGCCAAACCCGCCGCCAAAAAAAGCAGTATCGAAAAATTCATCCAACCGAAGACCATGGGCACCACCTGTTTTTATGTAAAAAGGTGAATGGAAACGCAGTGTTCTGGCGAACAAGGACAACAACTCCGG
The DNA window shown above is from Deltaproteobacteria bacterium and carries:
- a CDS encoding NADH-quinone oxidoreductase subunit A, with translation MVFGWMNFSILLFLAAGLAFAIGPLIVSILFAPKTPGGAFAESYECGIPVHGRQAWVRFGLTFYFYALIFLAFDVDVLYLFPVAAQYSDTQGWAAFWQVLVFIAVLFAAIFYFSSKGVFTWPKRIRVSNQQ